A window of Equus caballus isolate H_3958 breed thoroughbred chromosome 10, TB-T2T, whole genome shotgun sequence contains these coding sequences:
- the ZSCAN18 gene encoding LOW QUALITY PROTEIN: zinc finger and SCAN domain-containing protein 18 (The sequence of the model RefSeq protein was modified relative to this genomic sequence to represent the inferred CDS: substituted 3 bases at 3 genomic stop codons), whose amino-acid sequence MVGRSPKDSAAPSILAVVVGPRVHPLSGWEASAGAVLLFQKLKFPEVPLYLEEWGHLDAAEENLETXRKLLLWGYQLAXPDAACKLETEELRLADGEPPEGSFPGSRTCAFCQFSSRGSSFSEPGCWNCSHYNLVSGNRRWQENRECVRGRLHVQEADREACEESFVCPLTGTAREEEEQLQKALDPQEGDPGPITMAHRQSVIRDPAQDRGTAGESLTVPVMPATPHQGHGRKRPYPEDVGDQGPKCVSSTSHHQQCKVKKEPAAAGCSTGSLAWQAWGTSAASCPAADEPGASRGKPYMGSXRGETFMWISHFIDHLRSHSGRKLYTCQDCWRTFHFSLALAQHQKTHEKEKSYVLERALGTHPATHGSCAGGRIGGLPECTEGDVFPL is encoded by the exons ATGGTGGGTAGGAGCCCCAAGGACAGTGCTGCCCCCAGTATTCTTGCTGTGGTTGTGGGACCGAGGGTCCACCCTCTCTCTGGATGGGAAGCCTCAGCTGGGGCTGTGCTGCTATTTCAGAAGCTGAAGTTTCCAGAGGTGCCTCTGTACCTGGAGGAGTGGGGGCACCTGGACGCAGCAGAGGAGAACCTGGAGACCTAACGGAAACTGCTCTTGTGGG GGTATCAGCTTGCCTAGCCTGATGCTGCCTGCAAGCTGGAGACAGAGGAACTTCGGTTGGCTGACGGAGAACCACCCGAAGGCAGCTTCCCAG GATCTCGGACCTGTGCCTTTTGTCAGTTCTCCTCACGTGGCAGTTCCTTCTCTGAGCCTGGGTGTTGGAACTGCTCACATTATAACCTTGTTTCAGGCAACAGGAGGTGGCAGGAAAACAGAGAGTGTGTGCGAGGAAGGCTCCACGTACAAGAAGCTGATAGAGAGGCTTGTGAGGAAAGTTTTGTGTGCCCCTTGACGGGCACTGCCCGGGAGGAGGAAGAACAGCTGCAGAAGGCTCTGGATCCTCAGGAGGGGGACCCAGGCCCTATCACCATGGCCCACAGGCAGTCCGTCATCCGGGACCCCGCCCAGGACAGGGGCACAGCTGGGGAGAGCCTTACTGTGCCCGTAATGCCAGCCACCCCACACCAAGGCCATGGAAGAAAGAGGCCCTACCCGGAGGATGTGGGTGACCAGGGCCCCAAGTGTGTCTCCAGCACGAGCCACCACCAGCAGTGCAAGGTGAAGAAGGAGCCTGCTGCAGCTGGCTGCAGCACAGGGTCCCTGGCCTGGCAGGCTTGGGGGACCTCTGCTGCGAGCTGCCCTGCAGCCGACGAGCCTGGGGCATCCCGAGGGAAGCCCTACATGGGCAGCTAGCGCGGGGAGACCTTTATGTGGATCTCACATTTCATCGATCATCTCAGGAGCCACAGTGGCAGGAAGCTCTACACATGCCAGGACTGCTGGAGAACCTTCCACTTCAGCCTGGCCCTGGCTCAGCACCAGAAAACCCACGAGAAGGAGAAAAGCTATGTGTTGGAGAGGGCCCTGGGCACCCACCCTGCCACCCATGGATCCTGTGCCGGTGGGAGGATTGGCGGGCTCCCGGAGTGCACAGAAGGTGATGTTTTCCCTCTGTag
- the LOC100063950 gene encoding zinc finger and SCAN domain-containing protein 18, with amino-acid sequence MVAAGDQQEETIPRRAPADLKLSCLPFWTFVYQEAAGTHWALAQLYELCHQWLRPEVHSQEQMLELLVLEQFLSILAYKVLLSVEVQHHESCKKAVSLVEDLTKALEEPGPSGGGWMSSAISSLPSWPVVHSPPCAGVGIYGRCGFCLFP; translated from the exons ATGGTGGCAGCTGGGGACCAGCAGGAGGAGACCATCCCCAGGAGGGCCCCTGCTGACCTCAAGTTGTCCTGCCTGCCCTTCTGGACCTTTGTCTaccaggaggcagctgggaccCACTGGGCCCTGGCTCAGCTCTACGAGCTGTGCCACCAGTGGCTGCGGCCCGAGGTACACTCCCAGGAGCAGATGCTGGAGCTGCTGGTGCTGGAGCAATTCCTGAGCATCCTTGCCTACAAAGTCCTACTCTCGGTGGAGGTGCAGCATCATGAGAGTTGTAAGAAGGCGGTATCCCTGGTGGAGGACCTCACCAAGGCCCTGGAGGAGCCAG GCCCCTCCGGTGGCGGCTGGATGTCCAGTGCCATCTCTTCATTGCCTTCATGGCCGGTGGTTCACAGCCCTCCTTGTGCTGGAGTTGGCATTTATGGCCGTTGTGGTTTCTGCCTCTTCCCATGA